TTTTTACCAGTTAAGGTGCCAATTACACCAGCTGCTGCTTCAACTATTTGACCTGTTTTCTCACTTACTACATCTTTTAATACACCGTTGTAAGTTGTTTTTTCATCTACAACAACGGGGGTAGTACTTTTTGAACAAGTTTTTTGAGCGGCAGTAATCGCATTATTTTTTGCAATTAGATTTGTTTTACCTATGCCTGTAACTTCAAATTGATTATTTTCTTTTTGAACAGCCAATGTGTTTTTAGGGGTAGTGGCACAAGCACCTAGTAATAAAACAACACTACTCAACGCACTCGCTAAAATTATTTTTTTCATGTTTCACCTAATATCGTTAATCGTCAAAAGATCTCACTATTTGAACACAAGTTTTCTAATTGATTTTGAAGACGTTGTATAAGTTTTGATGTTTTGTCTTAGAAAAATGTCAAAGTATGAATTCGTTATTTTTATGTTCTAGATACAATGGTGGATTATCTGTAGATTATGCTAATCTATTTTGAATTTTTTGAGTTAGATCAATATTAATGACGGATTCAGCAACACAAATAATTCATCAGAATATTCACCAACGTCAATCTATTGGGCAATTGATTGAGCCTGCACCGAATGCAGATCAATTAGAGTTGGCTTTTCAAGCTGCGTTAACTGCTCCTGACCATCATAGACTTAAACCAACACGTTTTGTCGTTATCGAAGCTGAACAACGTGGTGCTTTTGGTGAGGTTTTAGCGAAAGCATTGGCTGACTTAGGTGAAACTGACTCAGCGCAACTTGAGCGAGTTAAGCAACATCCTTTTCGCGCGCCCTTACTTATTTTAGCGCTTACGCAATTGCAAGATCATCCTAAGGTTCCACATTTTGAACAGATTTTAAGTACTGGGGCTGCCGTACAAAATCTCTTATTGTCTTTACAAGTTCAAGGTTTTTCTACGATGTGGCGTAGTGGTGCTGTTGTCGAATCAAACTGGTTAAAACAGCATTTAGGATTGCAACCACATGATTTAATTTCAGGTATTATTTATGTGGGCACGGCAGCTAAAGCGATTGCACCACGGGCAGATATTGAAAGTAAAGAATTCGTAAAAGTTTGGCAGGCATAGAAGTCTGTAGAAGTAAGAAATAGGATAATAAAGCATGACTGAATTTAAGTTTACAGATTTAGTGGAACCTGTTGCGGTCGATAAAAAAACGGCATTACGTATTACTGTTTTAGGTGGAGGCAGCTTCGGTACGGCTATGGCGAACTTAGCTGCACGTAATGGTTGTGACACCATGATCTGGATTCGGGATGCTGATACAGCAGAAGAAATCAATAAAACCCATATTAATAAACGCTATTTGCCAGACTTTGTTTTGGAGTCATCATTACGTGCTGTGTGTGACCTAGAACAAGCAGTGTGTGATCGAGATATTATTTTGGTGGCCATTCCTAGCCATTCATTTCGTGATGTATTAAAGCAAATAGCCCCTTTTATTACTGCACAGGCGGTTGTTTCTTTAACGAAGGGTGTCGAGGCTAAAACTTTTAGTTTTATGAGCGATATTATTCGTGAAGAATTACCAGAAGTTCCTTATGGGGTGTTGTCTGGTCCAAATCTCGCTAAGGAGATTATGGCGGGCATGCCATCTGGTACTGTTATTGCCAGTGATTCTGAACTCGTTCGTTATGCTGTACAGCATGCTCTTCATAGTGCTTTATTCCGAGTTTTTGGTAGTGATGATGTGCATGGCGTTGAACTGGGCGGGGCGCTTAAAAATATTTATGCCGTTGCAATGGGAATTGGCGCTGCCTACAAAATTGGCGAAAACACCAAGAGTATGATTTTAACGCGTGCTTTGGCAGAAATGAGTCGTTTTGCAGTCAAACAAGGGGCAAATCCATTAACGTTCTTAGGTTTATCTGGCGTTGGTGATTTATTTGCAACCTGTAATAGTCCATTAAGCCGTAATTATCAAATAGGTTATGCTTTGGGTTCAGGCAAAACACTTGATCAGGCGAGTAAAGAGTTGGGGCAAACCGCTGAAGGAATTAACACGATTGTTCAGGTGCGTGGTAAAGCAGAAGAGCTAGACGTATATATGCCTATTACCAATGCTTTATATGAGGTTATCTTTGAAGGGGCGCCTCCTTTAAATATTGCCTTATCTCTCATGAAAAATGGGCACCGTAGTGATGTTGAGTTTGTTTTACCTCATCATGAAGTCTGAAGAAGAAATGTCATAAATTACGGTTATAATGCAAGAATTATTAATAAGGAATATTTATGCAACTGACATTGGTTCGTCATGGGGAAGCCGCTCCTCCAGTAAATGGTAATGACACTAAACGTCCACTTACCGCTCGTGGGCATGCTCAAGCTGAGCAGACAGCAACATTTTTAAAAGATATTGTTAAGCCTGATATTTTTGTAGTGAGTCCATTATTGCGTGCTCAAGAGACATTGGCGCATATTCAAACTTACTTTAAAGATGTTCCTGTGCTGCTATGCGATAAAATTAAACCAGATGATAATGCAAAAGAAGCAGTTGAGTGGTTGTCTCAGGTTCCGTACGAGTCAATTGTAGTCGTGTGTCATATGAATGTAGTAGGGCATATGGCCGAACTACTGACTCATGAAAACTTTAATCCATTTGCACTTGCCGAAGCTCGAATTTATGATCAGGCTGTGATTGCTACTGGTTTATCAACACAAAAAAATAGTTTTGTACCCACAATATAATTAAAAAGGTCATTTAGCCCATTATGCTGTATTTATGGATGCCTGAAACCAATGGAATATGGCATTGGTCTAACGGAGAAAATTGGTCGCAGGCAGCAAGTCTTGATCAATTAATACAAGACCTGCAATTACATCAAGGAAAAGAAGCTGTCATCTTTTTCCCTAGTCGCCATGCTCAGGTATTCCAACAGCACATGGCAAAGTCTCATTACAAGCAACTAGGGGCAGATGGTGTTAAATATTTGCTTGAAGAGTTTGTGACTTTGCCGATTGATCATATGAAAGTGGTTCATCATTTTCATGCTGATCAATTAACTGTATTGGGGGTTGCAAAAACAACAGTAGAAACGTGGCAGCATGCAATGGCTTTGCTACCTATTAAACTCGTTGCTTTATTGCCAGACTTTCTAATTTTACCGGAACCTCAAGAGCAGCAAGTGGTCTTATGTAATATTGACCAAAAATTACTTGTGCGTGAAAGTAAATGGGTGGGTAATTCACTAGATGATCTAGGGTTGTTTTTAGAGTTCCAGCCAATTGAAACGCACTATCAATATAGTGGTTTGACAACAGAGCAACTAGAAAGCTTGATGGCAGCTTCAAGTGTCGAGCAACGTTCAGAATTTATTTATCAATTTCAAGGTTTAGATAAACCTAAACAGCATCCTTTTAATGTTCTGCCTAAAGCTAAAGGGCAAGAGCAAACTGTTTCAGGTTATTGGAAAGCGTGTGCCGCTGTAATTTTGGCAATTATAGTGGTTCAGTTTAGCTATGATTTATTGCGCTGGGTAAAGTTAAAAAGTGTGGCGAATCAAACTGCTGAGCAGACGATTGAGCAATATAAATATTGGTTTGGTTCCTCTAGTCGTGTAAATGAACAAAACATAAAAAGCCAATTTGAAAGTCATTTACGCATGAGCAAGCAAGGTGATACACAAGCACTTTCTTTATTGAGTCGTGTTGGGCCTATTTTGATGCAAAGACAAATTTTAGCTCAGCAGTTAAATTATGATGCTTCAATACTAACTATGGCATTAAAAGCAAAATCGGCAGACGATTTGCAAGCTTTAACTCAGCAACTTAACCAGCAAGGTTTTAAAGCAGAGCTCGGTAATGTTCAAGCTGATGGTGGTGGGGCAATTGGGGTGGTGAAAATACAATAATGAAAATGATAACTCAATTGCAAAACCGCTTTGATCAGTGGGTCGAACAAATCGTTCAATATTTAGATCGTTTAACTATCCGTGAACGTATTATGGTGGTCTTTACTACAATCTTTGTAGTCGTGGCTATTGTAGGGGCTTCACTTTGGAAAATGCATTCTTTGGCAGAGCAACAACAACAACGCTTAAATGATTTAAAAGATTTGATGGTATGGATGCAGAGTAATGCCGTTACCATGAAGCCAGCCAATGAACTTGAATTGGGTCAATCGGAAAAAATACAACGAGTAGCTCAGCAACAAGGCTTAACGGTCACTTCTCAACAAAATGGTGAGCAGTTACAAATTATTGTTACTCATCAGAATTATGCAATTTTAGCAAACTTTTTAACCCAACTTGCTCAAATGGGCTTAAGTATTCAAAAAATGGAAATGGTTTCAAGTGGCGGACAGATTAAATTAACAGCGACAGTTCAATAACACATTAAAATATGCTGTTCTTAAGCATGGTGTTTTGTGCTACCTGTGCCTATAATATGCCTACCTAAAATCAGTAGATTGTGATTGGTATGTTATATTCACTTGCTCGCCCGATGTTGTTTAGTTTAGCACCAGAGCGTGCCCATGAATTAACATTATCTATGCTTGATAAAGCACATAAGTTCGGCCTGCTACGCCAGAGCGTAGAATCAAAACCAACAACCTGTATGGGAATTGAATTTCCAAATCCGGTAGGTTTAGCGGCTGGGCTTGATAAAAATGGTGCACATATTGATTCTTTAGCTGGACTGGGTTTCGGTTTTATTGAAATTGGAACAATTACACCTCGTCCGCAGTCTGGTAATCCACAGCCACGCTTGTTTCGTATTCCTGAAGCGAAAGCCATTATTAACCGAATGGGTTTTAATAATGATGGTGTTGATAAGCTCGTTGAGAATGTCAAAGCTTCAAAATTTAAAGGAATTCTAGGTATTAATATTGGTAAGAATGCAGATACGCCTGTAGAAAAGGCTGTTGATGATTACCTGATTTGCCTTGAGAAAGTTTATAACTACGCTTCTTATATTACCGTTAATATTTCATCTCCAAATACCAAGAACTTAAGAAGTTTACAAAGTGGTGATGCATTAACTGAATTATTGCAAACATTAAAAGAAAGACAACTTGAGCTTGCCGAGCAATATAACCATTATGTTCCTTTAGTTTTAAAAGTTGCACCTGATTTAACAGCGGAAGATGTTGAGTTTATTGCAGCGCAATTACTGCAATTTAAAATTGATGGTTTAATCGTTACCAATACGACTTTATCTAGAGAAGGTGTAGAAAATCTTCCTTATGGTAATGAGGCGGGCGGCTTATCAGGTGCGCCTGTTTTCGAAAAAAGTACCGAATGCTTACGTTTATTTGCCCAAACGTTAAAAGGACAAATCCCGTTAATTGGTGTGGGTGGAATTTTGTCGGGTGACCAAGCAGCAGTCAAACAGCAAGCTGGAGCAACATTAGTACAGATCTATAGCGGATTGATTTACACAGGTCCTATATTAGTAAAGCAATGTGTTGCAGCTATGACTTAAGTGAATATGAACACAATTGATATCATTATTCTGATACTTTTGCTCATTGGGGGGCTAAACGGTTTGCGACAAGGATTTATCAAAGCCTTTGCGAACTTGGTAGGATGGATCATTGCATTAATTATGGGTGCAAAATATGCTGTCCTCCTTGCGCCGTCCATGTCGGGTTTAAGTCATGATCCGGTTGTTCAAAAAATTGCAGCTTTCGCATTTATAGCACTTATGATCATTGTTTTAACATGGATCGTCACTGCTTTTTTAAATGGCCTCTTGAAAAGTCTAAAATTGGGGCCATTAAATCGTTTAGCAGGTGGTGCTTTTGGTTCCTTAAAAGGCTTGTTAGTTGTGTTGATTACAATGCAGGGCGTAGGGCCTTGGGTTGAAAGTTCACCAAACTGGAAACAGTCCATACTTATACAATTTTTACTGCCTTATGCGCCTTTAGCGACCGAGTTGTCTAAAGATGCAGCGAGTGAGGCATTTCATCAAATAACATCTGGAGGTAGTGCATCAAGCACTCCTTCAAAAACAATGGACGAATCGGAAGATTTAGAAAACCGATCCGACCATTCGACAAAGAATCCTTTTTATTAATTCCTAGCTTGTCTGCGAGGTTGCTATGTGTGGAGTTGTTGGTATAGCCGGTAAATCGCCAGTGAACCAAATGTTGTTTGATGCTTTAACGATGTTGCAACATCGTGGGCAAGATGCAGCTGGAATAGTAACCTGCCATGAAGGCCGTCTTTTCCTTCGTAAGGATAACGGTATGGTGCGTGATGTTTTTCATACTCGTCATATGAGAGCATTACTTGGTAATTATGGTATTGGCCATGTACGTTACCCAACTGCTGGTTCTGCTAGCAGTGCTGAAGCACAACCATTTTATGTGAACTCACCTTACGGTATTACGCTTGCGCATAATGGTAATTTAACCAATGCTGAAGATATTCATGATGACCTGTTTAAAACAGATTTACGTCATATGAATACGGACTCTGACTCAGAAGTTCTTTTGAACGTATTTGCGCATGAGTTGCAGAAGAATGGTACTTTAAATCCTACACCAGATGATATTTTCCACACAGTTTCTCGTGTACACGAGCGCTGTCTTGGCGCATATGGCGTAGTGGCGATGATTACTGGCCATGGTCTAGTTGGTTTCCGCGATCCAAATGGTATTCGTCCACTCATCTATGGTTCACGTATGACTGAACAAGGCGAGATGGAATACATCATCGCTTCTGAATCAGTTGCTATTACAGCTCTTGGTTTTAAAATTGAGCGTGACATTGAACCAGGTGAAGCAATTTTTATTACTGCTGATGGTGAATTGTACTCAAGACAATGTGCAGCTAATCCAAAATACCGTCCATGTATTTTTGAATATGTTTACTTTGCGCGTCCTGATGCCATTATTGATGGAATTTCAGTTTATAAAGCACGTTTAAAAATGGGTGAAAAGCTTGCTCATAAAATTTTACGTGACTGGGGTGAGGACCATGATATTGATGTGGTTATTCCAATTCCAGATACGAGCCGTACTTCAGCATTAGAGCTTGCAAATATTCTAGGTGTGAAGTTCCGTGAAGGTTTTATGAAAAACCGTTACATCGGTCGTACCTTCATTATGCCAGGCCAGCAACAACGAAAAAAATCAGTACGCCAGAAATTAAACCCTGTAGAACTTGAGTTTAAGGGTAAGAATGTACTACTGGTTGATGACTCGATTGTTCGTGGTACAACCTGTAATGAAATCATTCAGATGGCACGTGATTCTGGTGCGAAAAAAGTATACTTTGCATCAGCTGCACCTCAGGTTATGTATCCAAACGTTTACGGTATCGATATGCCTGCTAAAACTGAGCTAATTGCATCAGAGCGCAGTGTAGAAGAGATCCAAGAAATTATTGGTGCTGATCGTTTGGTTTTCCAAGAACTGGAAGACTTGAAAAATGCTGTACGTACTAGCAAAGTGCCTGATCTAACTGAGTTTGATTGCTCTGTATTTGATGGAATCTATGTCACAGGTGATATTGATGGTGCTTATCTAAATAATTTGGAGCAGAAGCGTAATGATTCTGCGAAAAAGAAAAAAGATGGTTACATTGATGTTAATGTTGACGCAGCTTCTGTCGATTTAACAGGCATTAAAGAAGAATAGAAATAGCTGAAAAAAGCGGGTGTTTCCCGCTTTTTTCTTTTATGATGAAAACTAACAATGTAATTGGGAATATTTACATTGAAAGAAGTAAGCCACTATCTAATCGAAAATAAGAATATGGCATGGTCCATCACTATGTGTTTGGTTGCTGTGCTGCTTACCATTTTTATCTTAAATTTAATTTTAGGTTTACTCGTCCATTTTTTTGATTATAGTCAGCCTATCTGGTGGCACACCTTAAGTCCTTATTTCGTCGCGCTATTGCTTTTTATTATGGTTTGGTCGGTAGTTACTGAACTTTATATCTTGCGTAAAGGTGGACATTCTTTAGCAAAGCAACTTAAAGCACGTTGTCTAGTAAAAGAAGAAAGTACGCCAGAAGAACTTGAAGCATTAAAAATTACTGAATATTTGGCGCAAAATTTTTCACTTAAAGTTCCAACCTTATATGTTTTACCTGATGAAGTTGGTGTAAATGCACTTACAGCAGGTTTTCACCCTAAAGATATTGTGATTATTTTGACGTGGGGTGCTCTGCAAAACCTAGATAAACTTGAGCTATATGGTTTATTGGGCCATGAGTTTAACCAGATTTTATCAGGTGAAGCTGTTGAGAATACTAAATTAAAGATTTTATATAGTGGATTAACAACGTTTAGTCAGTGGGGCAGTAAATTAGCCAAACAAGGCTTTAAGCGCTATAGCCCAGGTTATAAACATAAATTTGAAACCGTTTTTGTTGCGGTGGGTGGTGTCATTTGGCTGGCTGGAAGCTTAGGTGTATTAATTACCCGATTTATTAAATATTTAACCTTAAGTGGTCGTACATTTCGTAATGACCAAAAAACGGTACGATTATTAAAAAATAGCGCCAATACTCAGACTTTATTGCGTATTTATGTTCACCATTCTGGTTCACAAATTCATAGTGCTTATTCTGAGTCAATCGCGCATATGTGTTTTGCAAACTCTCTTAGCCCTCAAAGCTGGATGAATATTCACCCGAGCATTCGTGCACGGATTTATGAGTTAAATCCAACTTTGCTCCAAGATTTACAATTAGAAAATTTAAAAAAACTCCGTAATCGTCCGTTATTTAGCTTATTTCATTTTTTAGAGGAATCTGAGAAAGAAATTTATGTTCCGTGGTCATCTCCACAACCTTTGCCTTTACTACGGTTGTCACCGATTAGTTTTGCATTAAATGATGCTATTAAGCCTCTTAGCAGTGATGTGCGTCGAAATAAAAAGCGCCCTGAGCTCATTCAGCGTGCGCTACAAACTGCTACGGGTTCTCGTGAGGTAATGGTCGCTATTTTGATGATTCGTCAATATCGAGAATTTATCCCTAAAGATGCGCCAGTGAGTCATGCGATTATTGATGCCTTGTTAAATCTTGATGGACGTATTCATATTCAGATATTTCATGATGCTTGTAAAAACATTGGGCATATGCCAGCAAGTATTGCGCGGCAATTTCTAACAAAGCTAGCGCTCATTATTCAAGAAGATGGCGAAATTGGTTTGCTAGATGCACTTTTGTTGGAGCGAGTTAAATATGAATTGAATTTGATGCCATTACATTTGCCAACAGCACTTGAAGAAGTCAAACCTCAAATTGTTCGTTTGATTGATGCTTTGCTTCATGTTCAACAAATTAATAGCCCAAATCAGTTAGAAGTACGTGAACGTATTTTACGTTCGCTACTCAATCCAGATGAAATGTATGTCTATGATGAGATTTCGGATGAGCCTTTAGATTTGGCCGAAATTTTAAATGATATTGCGGGTTTATTGTTGCGTGACCGTCTTGGTATTTTGGCGATTGCAGAAATGTGCTTATGGAGTGATCGTATTATCACGCAAGATGAGCTAGATGTACTTGAATTGCTTTATTGGCGTTTTGGCTTTGAGACAGAAGAAATTGTTGAGCAAATGCAAAAAAGAAATAGTGTTATGATTATTTAAAAGACATCTACGATTATAAAAACAACTGAACGAAATAAAACACTGAAAAAAAAACTGAAGCCCGTTAGAATGTAGTTTGAGTAGAGGTATTGATTCACACATGATTGGGCAGCAAAGAAATATACTGGCAACTTTAGGAATTGATTTGTGGATTCCTAAGACACAGACATGCCAAAAAAATAATGCTCAAAGCCTTTGGCGAGATCATGTGGTTGAAGAAACTGAACCGATGATATTGCCTTCTGTAGAACCAATAGTTTTTGAACAGCCCACAAAGCCACAAATTAACGATATTCCAAAAGTTGAACCTGAAATT
This region of Acinetobacter sp. XS-4 genomic DNA includes:
- a CDS encoding quinone-dependent dihydroorotate dehydrogenase, with protein sequence MLYSLARPMLFSLAPERAHELTLSMLDKAHKFGLLRQSVESKPTTCMGIEFPNPVGLAAGLDKNGAHIDSLAGLGFGFIEIGTITPRPQSGNPQPRLFRIPEAKAIINRMGFNNDGVDKLVENVKASKFKGILGINIGKNADTPVEKAVDDYLICLEKVYNYASYITVNISSPNTKNLRSLQSGDALTELLQTLKERQLELAEQYNHYVPLVLKVAPDLTAEDVEFIAAQLLQFKIDGLIVTNTTLSREGVENLPYGNEAGGLSGAPVFEKSTECLRLFAQTLKGQIPLIGVGGILSGDQAAVKQQAGATLVQIYSGLIYTGPILVKQCVAAMT
- a CDS encoding phosphoglycerate mutase family protein is translated as MQLTLVRHGEAAPPVNGNDTKRPLTARGHAQAEQTATFLKDIVKPDIFVVSPLLRAQETLAHIQTYFKDVPVLLCDKIKPDDNAKEAVEWLSQVPYESIVVVCHMNVVGHMAELLTHENFNPFALAEARIYDQAVIATGLSTQKNSFVPTI
- a CDS encoding CvpA family protein, whose protein sequence is MNTIDIIILILLLIGGLNGLRQGFIKAFANLVGWIIALIMGAKYAVLLAPSMSGLSHDPVVQKIAAFAFIALMIIVLTWIVTAFLNGLLKSLKLGPLNRLAGGAFGSLKGLLVVLITMQGVGPWVESSPNWKQSILIQFLLPYAPLATELSKDAASEAFHQITSGGSASSTPSKTMDESEDLENRSDHSTKNPFY
- a CDS encoding NAD(P)H-dependent glycerol-3-phosphate dehydrogenase, whose amino-acid sequence is MTEFKFTDLVEPVAVDKKTALRITVLGGGSFGTAMANLAARNGCDTMIWIRDADTAEEINKTHINKRYLPDFVLESSLRAVCDLEQAVCDRDIILVAIPSHSFRDVLKQIAPFITAQAVVSLTKGVEAKTFSFMSDIIREELPEVPYGVLSGPNLAKEIMAGMPSGTVIASDSELVRYAVQHALHSALFRVFGSDDVHGVELGGALKNIYAVAMGIGAAYKIGENTKSMILTRALAEMSRFAVKQGANPLTFLGLSGVGDLFATCNSPLSRNYQIGYALGSGKTLDQASKELGQTAEGINTIVQVRGKAEELDVYMPITNALYEVIFEGAPPLNIALSLMKNGHRSDVEFVLPHHEV
- the purF gene encoding amidophosphoribosyltransferase, which gives rise to MCGVVGIAGKSPVNQMLFDALTMLQHRGQDAAGIVTCHEGRLFLRKDNGMVRDVFHTRHMRALLGNYGIGHVRYPTAGSASSAEAQPFYVNSPYGITLAHNGNLTNAEDIHDDLFKTDLRHMNTDSDSEVLLNVFAHELQKNGTLNPTPDDIFHTVSRVHERCLGAYGVVAMITGHGLVGFRDPNGIRPLIYGSRMTEQGEMEYIIASESVAITALGFKIERDIEPGEAIFITADGELYSRQCAANPKYRPCIFEYVYFARPDAIIDGISVYKARLKMGEKLAHKILRDWGEDHDIDVVIPIPDTSRTSALELANILGVKFREGFMKNRYIGRTFIMPGQQQRKKSVRQKLNPVELEFKGKNVLLVDDSIVRGTTCNEIIQMARDSGAKKVYFASAAPQVMYPNVYGIDMPAKTELIASERSVEEIQEIIGADRLVFQELEDLKNAVRTSKVPDLTEFDCSVFDGIYVTGDIDGAYLNNLEQKRNDSAKKKKDGYIDVNVDAASVDLTGIKEE
- a CDS encoding M48 family metalloprotease: MKEVSHYLIENKNMAWSITMCLVAVLLTIFILNLILGLLVHFFDYSQPIWWHTLSPYFVALLLFIMVWSVVTELYILRKGGHSLAKQLKARCLVKEESTPEELEALKITEYLAQNFSLKVPTLYVLPDEVGVNALTAGFHPKDIVIILTWGALQNLDKLELYGLLGHEFNQILSGEAVENTKLKILYSGLTTFSQWGSKLAKQGFKRYSPGYKHKFETVFVAVGGVIWLAGSLGVLITRFIKYLTLSGRTFRNDQKTVRLLKNSANTQTLLRIYVHHSGSQIHSAYSESIAHMCFANSLSPQSWMNIHPSIRARIYELNPTLLQDLQLENLKKLRNRPLFSLFHFLEESEKEIYVPWSSPQPLPLLRLSPISFALNDAIKPLSSDVRRNKKRPELIQRALQTATGSREVMVAILMIRQYREFIPKDAPVSHAIIDALLNLDGRIHIQIFHDACKNIGHMPASIARQFLTKLALIIQEDGEIGLLDALLLERVKYELNLMPLHLPTALEEVKPQIVRLIDALLHVQQINSPNQLEVRERILRSLLNPDEMYVYDEISDEPLDLAEILNDIAGLLLRDRLGILAIAEMCLWSDRIITQDELDVLELLYWRFGFETEEIVEQMQKRNSVMII
- the gspM gene encoding type II secretion system protein GspM; its protein translation is MKMITQLQNRFDQWVEQIVQYLDRLTIRERIMVVFTTIFVVVAIVGASLWKMHSLAEQQQQRLNDLKDLMVWMQSNAVTMKPANELELGQSEKIQRVAQQQGLTVTSQQNGEQLQIIVTHQNYAILANFLTQLAQMGLSIQKMEMVSSGGQIKLTATVQ
- the gspL gene encoding type II secretion system protein GspL; amino-acid sequence: MLYLWMPETNGIWHWSNGENWSQAASLDQLIQDLQLHQGKEAVIFFPSRHAQVFQQHMAKSHYKQLGADGVKYLLEEFVTLPIDHMKVVHHFHADQLTVLGVAKTTVETWQHAMALLPIKLVALLPDFLILPEPQEQQVVLCNIDQKLLVRESKWVGNSLDDLGLFLEFQPIETHYQYSGLTTEQLESLMAASSVEQRSEFIYQFQGLDKPKQHPFNVLPKAKGQEQTVSGYWKACAAVILAIIVVQFSYDLLRWVKLKSVANQTAEQTIEQYKYWFGSSSRVNEQNIKSQFESHLRMSKQGDTQALSLLSRVGPILMQRQILAQQLNYDASILTMALKAKSADDLQALTQQLNQQGFKAELGNVQADGGGAIGVVKIQ
- a CDS encoding nitroreductase, which codes for MTDSATQIIHQNIHQRQSIGQLIEPAPNADQLELAFQAALTAPDHHRLKPTRFVVIEAEQRGAFGEVLAKALADLGETDSAQLERVKQHPFRAPLLILALTQLQDHPKVPHFEQILSTGAAVQNLLLSLQVQGFSTMWRSGAVVESNWLKQHLGLQPHDLISGIIYVGTAAKAIAPRADIESKEFVKVWQA